One Scyliorhinus canicula chromosome 14, sScyCan1.1, whole genome shotgun sequence genomic region harbors:
- the mzt1 gene encoding mitotic-spindle organizing protein 1: MANAGNLNAVRETMDVLLEISRLLNTGLDLESLSICVRLCEQGINPEALASVIKELRKATDSLKVAENMTG; encoded by the exons ATGGCGAACGCTGGCAATCTGAACGCGGTGAGGGAGACCATGGACG TTCTCCTTGAAATTTCGAGGCTGCTGAATACTGGTCTTGATCTGGAATCTCTCTCTATTTGCGTCCGTCTTTGCGAGCAAGGAATCAATCCAGAGGCCTTGGCTTCCGTCATCAAGGAACTGCGCAAGGCGACTGACTCACTCAAA GTTGCTGAGAATATGACTGGTTGA